In the genome of Hevea brasiliensis isolate MT/VB/25A 57/8 chromosome 14, ASM3005281v1, whole genome shotgun sequence, the window acaaatcaacatcattcctcccaactccataattcaaaacaattctcaattcaattgtcttcaaaaataatactaaacaacttcattcatatttcattaaagtaaaatcaatttacattcatcaacccaaaatttacattagaaaatccaaaataatattattacaaaatctatttaactgctcaagaccagcttatacatgtacatacggttacatacacaaatataaacattacaattagggtataaaattatactcgACAATATCTCAAAGATGTAGCTccgagatcctcagcagctcactctgctgctccactaatctctctatctgcgatagcaataaacagctatcgctgagtactatgactcagtggtgcacaacatactaaaatacaatttatgcataaatcaaatcacatttattcaaatattgtactgaaaatgaaaaacagatacaaaacacaatttacaattttagtcaaacagcctcatttcgaaagtctcaaaataatttcataaaaacacatcgttatatcatgccattcagaataatattcatctcaatagccgaaggcttatgagaaatcacaaggctagctagctcaatctatgggtacccattcaatttcttcctctactggcatacacctcaacactttagccagatagggaatcaaaattcaaaactaattcctcccactagtcatgctagtgaggcattcgaatatatgatcatgacattgtggtttcaaatttGTCTTAgccatttactaaatatttattgccaaatcaaacacatataattaaactttcaacaatttaagtcaaaagcataatagacATTTCcatcaccattttgcaatataagtaaaccacaattcatttcatgcactttgtaaaggaattttaaagaatatttatgttgtgcacaaaccttatgcgagtcacctcttggccttgactcgatgccttgggttctttcctggtatttttttcaactaaagcacacaattttatagtatttcagtatcataatttatcattaatccaaaaaaaatttcaattctatttacttctagctttaatatacttaacattctttaaaatttgtatttcgggattactattcacaacaccattcaagtcaaattattgactttctcatgcttaataggtatagggatttcaatttcacccacataccacattttggttacctaatttgttggttttggttgtttccttaaACTTTAAGtatcttaggtgaaatttccaaaatttcagatttggtatcctgttttgcactgttccattggtcaagttgctgtggtaatttggctaagttttcttcatagaagttgttccttattgtcttaactttatttccctttttgaatcactccatttggagttttgtagcccaagttataactATTTGAATtgggctggccagatttggtattacctagaattctgggcattttcaggATATTGGTAGTTTTTGGTATGTTGACTGCAGGtagttttcaaataggttatggtcaaaatttgggtttgttttcttcatgaaagttgtagggctatgtctcagctttccatcggtataagattcaagtcatttggaccttcctaggccaagttatggtcattaagtaactactgttcatttagtcatttttgtacagggcagtgtgcccaaatccggatttggcctaattgttcactaagttatggtcattttcaggGCATGATTGCCCAATGAAAAATggttcattttgtgtctagtttcattttcaattagcctcacaccaattgaattgctaaattttcagttttggtccctgaaagggacctaggtcaagctgtctgcatattgaccataaccaatccgaattgaaacttggttttaacaattcacacacaccaaaaatggtcataattgaccatttctcaactcaaataaggtcatttgtATCAATTGactattttctataatttttctcccaaaccatatgtgccaagaaccctaattcactaattattgcatctcactaaatcaaagcatataaacatgaTCAATCAACTTATTCAAGTTCATCTACACCTTtcattcaatcaaactcaatcaattcctacCACATCTCAATTTGACTGAAATTCCATGGAATTCTATAcatgttatttttgtttcattgttttagcaatttctaacttaattcttatacttaaacatgaatataaagagaaatttGGAAATATCTTCACTAACCTTATATGAGGCTTTCCTAActtcttgtttcttcaattttcttcaaattttctctttcaaaTCTTTTTCTTGAAGCTCAATTTGAGGATTTCTACAAGTTTTCTAAGGGATTTTTGTGGTAATTTAGGATTACAAAAGCTCAAAGTGATCTTTAATggagggaaggaaaagaaaaaatgagagagaagacAGAGAATGGGTTcatggcaagaagaagaagaaaatagaaaaaaaattttccttttaattttctttatttgtatctttgtaattattcataattaaataattagaattaaaatttgttaatgatgtcatgcttacatggcctttatgatgtcataagtctttttaatttaattttctttttcttttgattttcccatacttctttaatttagttctatgtttcaaaattttcatttctcagattttgttggactgttaggtcatgagtcacctctaagggtaaattgactaatttatCCCTCGCCAGTCTGATctgatttgcaagttattcgatatttcttccagatctctgacctaattatttgacctgcttaaaaattcttttatgtgattttctcttttctactgtgttcgtaatagtcctaaggactgcggtatCACATTTttttgttcgaaatttgagttaaaactgacctcacagtcatttcCGGAGAagctcacccatcgctgtgacttctggctcatttaactttttatgctttgttcttcttctttatacttaactatttggcaattactaattatttgtattcagggtttatctaggtgtcttagatgtggttctaattctcttaattgtcccgGACCGATACAGATCActgaaatagtaaaatgtaccaggctctACAAAGAGGGGTGTTACACGTTACATACCCTTTTATAACTTTCAACAGTTTAAACAGTTAAGATTACTATGTAGTTTAGTACTTACGCCTATatctcctcgtgggaatgatactatgctcatcactttattacttgttagcaatccaTACACTTGCGATGGTTGTAAAACCAGGCAAACATAAACCCAAGCATCATCAGAAGTTTTCACTACACCCATATGCGCAGCATGCTTCTGAAAAACACTAATAGGCAAAGCTTTGGTTAACGAATCTACAATCATTCGGTCTGTAGTAATGTGTTCAATCCGAGCCTATGATTCACGAATATTCTATCTAACAAATAGGAATTTGACATTAAAATATTTAGTTCAACAAGAATTCCTATGATTTTAAGAGAAGCAAACAGCAAGAGCATTGTTGCAATAAATGGTCAAGGGCCTTAAGATGTTCTCAATAACAAGCATGCCAGAAGTCAATTTCTTTAATCAAATAGAGTAACAAGTGGCCTCATAACAAGCAACATACTCTGCTTCCATAGTAAAGGTAGCAGTAAGTGTCTGTTTAGCACTCTTCTAAGAAACAGCTCCTctagacatcataaagatgtaacCATAAGTAGATTTTCTATCATCTACACAGCTTGCAAAGTTAGAATCAGAGTACCCAATGACTTCCAGATTGCTAGATCTTTTGTAAGTCAATATATAATTCTTAGTACCGAGCAAATATCTCATAACTTTCTTTgcaactttccaatgactccatCTAGGATTATTCAAGTATCTACCAAGGACACTAATAGCAAATGCCATATCAGAACGAGTGCATACTTGAGCATACATCAAGCTGCCAATAGCACAACTATATGGAATCTTTTCCATTTCAGTCCTTTCCTTATCATATTGAGGACACTAAGCTTTAGAGAGTTTCTCATCTGACAGAATAGGTGCAACAGAAGAGGAGCAAGTGTGCATGTTAAATCTCTTAAGAACTCGATCAATATAAGTTCCTTGAGACAAACCCAATATGCTTTGAGACCTGTCACTGTGACTCTGAATACCCAAAACATATGTAGCCTCACCAAGATCTTTCATGTCAAAATGGTTAGAAAGCATGTATTTTGTCTCGTTCAAAAGATTGATGCTATTACTTGCAAGAAGAATGTCATCAACATACAACACTGGAATAATGAAATGGCTCCCACTCACCTTTTAAAAGATGCATTGATCTGAAGCATTCTCCTCAAAATCAAGAGAAGTCAGAACTTGATCAAACTTCAAATACCATTGTCTGAAAGCCTGTTTTAACTCGTAAATGGATCTTTTTAACTTGCACACTAAGTGTTCTTTACCAGCTTCTATGAAACCATTAGATTGAACCATATACACATCCTCATACAAGTCTCCATTTAAGAAAGctattttaacatccatctggtgGAGTTCTAAATCATAATGAGCAACTAAAGCCATAACCATGCGAAAGACATCTTTAGTGGACACTGGGGAAAATATTTCTAAATAATCTATACCTTCCCTTTGACTATAACCTTTTACAACTAGTCTGGCCTTATAACTTCTATTTCACCTTTGACTCTACATTTGGTCTTAAAGACCCATTTACAACCCACAGCTTTACAACCATCTGGTAATTCAGCAAGATCCCAGACTTGATTGTGATACATAGAGGATAGTTCATCCTGCATGGCTCTTATCCATTCTGAAGAATTAGGACCACATATAGCCTCCTGATAAGAAATAGAATCAGAAATATCAACACCATCAAACTTGTGTTCCTGTAAATAAACCATATAATCATTTGATATTGCAAGTCTAAGAATCTTCTAAGAACTCCTTAAAGGTACAACTTCATCAACTGTATCATGCCCCTCAGCATCTATAACTGGTGGTTCTAAATTGACATCAACAGGGTTCTGAGCTTTATCATGCCCTCAGGAGGATTAAAATCTACTGAGGAAGGTAACAAAGGTATAGAAAAACCAACAGTCTCATCTCTAAGATTAATAACATGAGGTACTTGACTCCCACTATCCATCTCATCCTCAAAATAAACATCACAATCTGATTCAATCACTTTAGTAGAATGAGTTAGATATAAAATCTAGAACTTGTACAATAGCCAATAAAGAAACCACTAACAGATTTAGCATCTAGCTTTCTAATCTTAGGGTTATATAGCCTCACTTCTACCTTAAAACCCCATACATGAAAATGTTTCAAAGTAGGCTTCTTACCGAACATTAACTCATAGGGAGTCCTAGGCACTAATTTACTAGGAACTTGATTAAGAATGTACACAGTAGTTTTCAAGGCATCACCCCACAAAAATTCTGGTAAAGAAGAATGGCTAAGCATACATCTCACCATGTCCATCAAAGTACAATTTTGCCTCTTTAccaccccattttgttgtggggtCCCAGCCATGGTGTACTATGCCTCAATCCCACATTCTTGTAAATACAAACCAAAAGGACTAGGATTTCTATCAGTCTTAGTATACCTACCATAATACTCACCACCACTATCTGACCTTACACATTTAATCTTCTTCCCAGTTTTCAGTTCAACTGCAGCCTTAAATGCTTTAAAGGCATCCAAGGAACTGAACTTCTCATAAAGAAGATCAATCCAACCATATATAGAATAGTCATAAATAAAAGTGATGTAGTATTTAAAACCTCCCATAGCAATAGAAGAAATGTGGGACACCCCTCACTTATCTACGGTGTAGCGGAGTaaagcatgtcacactcggtgccggagtgcCTTAACTTATATTATTACATTTCTTAGtattcacattttattttattaatttggggttAATTTATTAACCGGAGAAAATGgcggagtttcccctaaattattcacaattttaacGATTTCCACTTattaaaaatctcaacaataattttaaatatatataattttacctAATCTCAAATTTCATCTCAATATCTCAAACTCAAATTTTTATTCATTCCATGCATAAATAAATTCATCATCACATTCATAAATAAAATActcaatttcattaatttacaaaatttacaaattattacatgagttcataatttacatcacaaTATTTTGAGTAATACAATACACCAAAATAACTAACATGGAGGGCCCTACGAAAATGCACTGCACTAATGAGGTGACACGGTCTAACACTGATGCAGATCAAAACTCTATCTCCCATTCTAAGGCCTACTAGGCTCTCGCTCCTGATCTCTAATACCTACGAGTtacaaaaagcgacgcgctaagcataaagcttagtggtgccaatataatataaaaataaactaaaataattaaatatgtagaAATTATGCTATTAATTCATGCAGActgaaattttgataattatttataatatccttaatttagtgatttttatgttcattatttgattataaatttttttaagaattattttaattgcccaagtCACCTAtattagttgactggactggataaataggtaaactagcactgggtactaagtacctcaggccgtcacaccatcggtcacatagtgtctgccaggtgtgcTACAGAATGGCTAACAAGCTATAATAACAATCGGGCATAAAGCTGAGTATGTCAAGagtatcaaaatggccaaaaactataatatcacaaaatggcactaaaagccataaatcacgaaatggcatgaAGTAGGTAGTACTgcaatcaaaaccctattggcatattaacctatccaaacaaatcatactaggcatactagggcatattaacaaAGTTAGGTTTTTAGTTCTTTACATTTGATGTTATGGtagttactattcatattactattcatgcaaattttgactatttcataaataataggtattTAAGTTCTAAACACGctatcataccacattttgggttttaaatttattgatattgattgccaattgtaattcaaagcttcctagaagcaatttcaaaatttcagtttttgtctcCTATGTTTACTGCTCTattagaccaatctacagtgggaatttggataaaatttcttcatcaaaattgttccttaatgtctctactttaatttcttttttgaatcactctatttggagttttgtagctcaagttaaggcatttttaccataactggccggattagtccatgtccagaatttctggacaattttggttctagcagttttgatgagctaattttggttagcaatttgattaggttatggtcataatttgggtttatattcttcatgaaagttgttctactatgtctaagctttccatgggttcaagaatcaggtcatttggacctctctacacaaagttatggccatttgaacaatcactcttcatatagtcatttttccaggtccagattttggttaccctgattcaagcaatttttaggtcactttgtattggttttctgggtagggtctccccataaaaaatgtagcattgtcttcctagttttacctccaatcatccttacaccaattgaagctacacaattcaacttatggctgaccaaacccactggactcaaggtctagtgataaatttttatcaatatttattcatattttatgtcataaacttcacttacttaaatagagaagttggccaaaaatcatctctgaaagtaaaatgaccaaaatgcccttagttgTGCTTACTATGCTAAAATTGTCCGTaccgatttacataatttttcttgtattttcttagcaatctattatcatctaaacctctataatccttcacttaagtcccaaaaattatttcacaaagtTCTCCTTGGGTCTAAGGttagcaactgtcttcacagtcgcttccctttagtcacccatcgccgtagctccggctcatttaacctctttgcatttcatttcaaaaaaattttcttaatttttcttgtcattatttaagttatttatgactcctcactttagttttagtatagtttcagacattctggctgtccggacagatattagtcaccagaacagtagaatttaCGGATAATCTAAAGTGAGGACGTTatagctcttcccctctaacaaagatttcgtcctcgaaatttacctgttacaaacagttgagggaactattgccttatcgtctcttcactttcccaagttgcctcttcagtgttgtggtgcctccaaagtactttcactagtggaatctgcttatttctcaattctttcacttcctgagTTAGAATCCTCATTGGTTTCTCTTCATATATCAAATCTAGttgtatttcaatctcttccattgaTATGACATGTTAAGGGTCTGATcggtatcttctcagcatagacacgtgaaacacattatggatcttatccagctctagtggtaaagctagcctataggctattggacccacatgttcaatgacttcatatcggccaatgaacctagggcttaacttaccctttcttccaaatcttaatagcttcttccatggtgatactttgagaaacaccttgtcgccaacttcatattctatatcttttctcctcaagtcagcataagacttctatctgtctgaggcagccttcaaattggctttgatcaatttcaccttctcctcagtttgtttcaccaggtctggtcccacaAATTTGTCTTCACCAGTTCAGTCCAACACAGCGgtattctacacttcctcccatataaGGCTTCATAAGGAGCCATTTGAattctagcttggtagctattattataagcaaattctgccaatggaaggtatctgtcccaacttccctcaaactcaatgacacaactccttagcatatcctcaagcaccTACCACATACTTtatgttattactatcatttcaatttaatatttataataatttaatagttttttttttaaggtttacctgaatcacccgttctgactgtccatcaatttgaggatgaaaagtcatgctaaaatggagttgtgta includes:
- the LOC131172974 gene encoding secreted RxLR effector protein 161-like, producing the protein MEKIPYSCAIGSLMYAQVCTRSDMAFAISVLGRYLNNPRWSHWKVAKKVMRYLLGTKNYILTYKRSSNLEVIGYSDSNFASCVDDRKSTYGYIFMMSRGAVS